Proteins encoded by one window of Cydia fagiglandana chromosome Z, ilCydFagi1.1, whole genome shotgun sequence:
- the LOC134679278 gene encoding protein obstructor-E isoform X2 yields the protein MAFKSSIGLVFLGCLVVLASSALPKKQNRKPANAPARAQAEADRDAEITNSCPDDGFFADAEQCDKYYECRQGEIIEKLCPDGMVFNDYNPDDEKCDLPFNLDCSQRPKLQEPKPTLHCPRLNGYFSHEDPKECGKFYYCVDGKFNMITCPDGLVYNEKTGICTWPDEAKKKGCGAADVFQFDCPPVNETFGLTHPRYADPDDCQFFYVCINGNTPRRSGCKLGQAFDDVNKKCEWARKVPECADWYKGQLTDAELEALENPPTLKPKTSSSQPSRRKPQRPGKGKALEEE from the exons TATTAGCATCATCCGCTCTACCAAAGAAACAGAACCGCAAGCCAGCAAACgcgccggcgcgcgcgcaggccgAGGCAGACCGCGACGCGGAGATAACCAACTCCTGCCCAGATGATGGCTtcttcgccgacgccgagcagTGCGACAAATACTATGAATGCAG ACAGGGTGAGATCATCGAGAAGCTGTGCCCCGACGGTATGGTCTTCAACGACTACAACCCAGATGACGAGAAATGCGATCTGCCTTTTAACCTGGACTGCTCTCAGAGGCCTAAGTTAC AGGAGCCCAAGCCCACGCTGCACTGCCCTCGCCTCAACGGCTACTTCTCCCACGAGGACCCGAAGGAGTGCGGCAAGTTCTACTACTGCGTGGACGGCAAGTTCAACATGATCACGTGCCCCGACGGCCTGGTCTACAACGAGAAGACCGGCATCTGCACCTGGCCCGATGAGGCTAAGAAGAAGGGATGCGGGGCCGCTG ATGTGTTCCAATT CGACTGTCCGCCCGTGAACGAGACCTTCGGCCTCACGCACCCGCGCTACGCCGATCCTGATGACTGCCAGTTCTTCTACGTATGCATCAACGGCAACACGCCTCGGCGGTCCGGCTGCAAGCTAGGCCAGGCCTTCGACGACGTCAACAAAAAGTGCGAGTGGGCGAGGAAGGTTCCTGAGTG CGCTGACTGGTACAAGGGTCAACTGACAGACGCCGAGCTGGAGGCCCTGGAGAACCCCCCTACCCTGAAGCCCAAGACCTCAAGCTCGCAGCCCAGCCGCCGCAAGCCTCAACGCCCCGGCAAGGGCAAGGCGCTCGAAGAGGAATGA
- the LOC134679278 gene encoding protein obstructor-E isoform X4: MAFKSSIGLVFLGCLVVLASSALPKKQNRKPANAPARAQAEADRDAEITNSCPDDGFFADAEQCDKYYECRQGEIIEKLCPDGMVFNDYNPDDEKCDLPFNLDCSQRPKLQEPKPTLHCPRLNGYFSHEDPKECGKFYYCVDGKFNMITCPDGLVYNEKTGICTWPDEAKKKGCGAADVFQFDCPPVNETFGLTHPRYADPDDCQFFYVCIKGNTPRRSGCKLGQAFDDVNKKCELRVGEEGP, encoded by the exons TATTAGCATCATCCGCTCTACCAAAGAAACAGAACCGCAAGCCAGCAAACgcgccggcgcgcgcgcaggccgAGGCAGACCGCGACGCGGAGATAACCAACTCCTGCCCAGATGATGGCTtcttcgccgacgccgagcagTGCGACAAATACTATGAATGCAG ACAGGGTGAGATCATCGAGAAGCTGTGCCCCGACGGTATGGTCTTCAACGACTACAACCCAGATGACGAGAAATGCGATCTGCCTTTTAACCTGGACTGCTCTCAGAGGCCTAAGTTAC AGGAGCCCAAGCCCACGCTGCACTGCCCTCGCCTCAACGGCTACTTCTCCCACGAGGACCCGAAGGAGTGCGGCAAGTTCTACTACTGCGTGGACGGCAAGTTCAACATGATCACGTGCCCCGACGGCCTGGTCTACAACGAGAAGACCGGCATCTGCACCTGGCCCGATGAGGCTAAGAAGAAGGGATGCGGGGCCGCTG ATGTGTTCCAATT CGACTGTCCGCCCGTGAACGAGACCTTCGGCCTCACGCACCCGCGCTACGCCGACCCTGATGACTGCCAGTTCTTCTACGTGTGCATTAAAGGCAACACGCCCCGCCGGTCCGGCTGCAAGCTCGGCCAGGCCTTCGACGACGTCAACAAGAAGTGCGAGCTGCGAGTGGGCGAGGAAGGTCCCTAG
- the LOC134679278 gene encoding protein obstructor-E isoform X3, translated as MAFKSSIGLVFLGCLVVLASSALPKKQNRKPANAPARAQAEADRDAEITNSCPDDGFFADAEQCDKYYECRQGEIIEKLCPDGMVFNDYNPDDEKCDLPFNLDCSQRPKLQEPKPTLHCPRLNGYFSHEDPKECGKFYYCVDGKFNMITCPDGLVYNEKTGICTWPDEAKKKGCGAAGNRDLDCPPVNETFGLTHPRYADPDDCQFFYVCINGNTPRRSGCKLGQAFDDVNKKCEWARKVPECADWYKGQLTDAELEALENPPTLKPKTSSSQPSRRKPQRPGKGKALEEE; from the exons TATTAGCATCATCCGCTCTACCAAAGAAACAGAACCGCAAGCCAGCAAACgcgccggcgcgcgcgcaggccgAGGCAGACCGCGACGCGGAGATAACCAACTCCTGCCCAGATGATGGCTtcttcgccgacgccgagcagTGCGACAAATACTATGAATGCAG ACAGGGTGAGATCATCGAGAAGCTGTGCCCCGACGGTATGGTCTTCAACGACTACAACCCAGATGACGAGAAATGCGATCTGCCTTTTAACCTGGACTGCTCTCAGAGGCCTAAGTTAC AGGAGCCCAAGCCCACGCTGCACTGCCCTCGCCTCAACGGCTACTTCTCCCACGAGGACCCGAAGGAGTGCGGCAAGTTCTACTACTGCGTGGACGGCAAGTTCAACATGATCACGTGCCCCGACGGCCTGGTCTACAACGAGAAGACCGGCATCTGCACCTGGCCCGATGAGGCTAAGAAGAAGGGATGCGGGGCCGCTGGTAATCGAGATTTA GACTGTCCGCCCGTGAACGAGACCTTCGGCCTCACGCACCCGCGCTACGCCGATCCTGATGACTGCCAGTTCTTCTACGTATGCATCAACGGCAACACGCCTCGGCGGTCCGGCTGCAAGCTAGGCCAGGCCTTCGACGACGTCAACAAAAAGTGCGAGTGGGCGAGGAAGGTTCCTGAGTG CGCTGACTGGTACAAGGGTCAACTGACAGACGCCGAGCTGGAGGCCCTGGAGAACCCCCCTACCCTGAAGCCCAAGACCTCAAGCTCGCAGCCCAGCCGCCGCAAGCCTCAACGCCCCGGCAAGGGCAAGGCGCTCGAAGAGGAATGA
- the LOC134679278 gene encoding protein obstructor-E isoform X1 — protein sequence MAFKSSIGLVFLGCLVVLASSALPKKQNRKPANAPARAQAEADRDAEITNSCPDDGFFADAEQCDKYYECRQGEIIEKLCPDGMVFNDYNPDDEKCDLPFNLDCSQRPKLQEPKPTLHCPRLNGYFSHEDPKECGKFYYCVDGKFNMITCPDGLVYNEKTGICTWPDEAKKKGCGAADVFQFDCPPVNETFGLTHPRYADPDDCQFFYVCINGNTPRRSGCKLGQAFDDVNKKCEWARKVPECADWYKGQLTDAELEALENPPTLKPKTSSSQPSRRKPQRPGKGKALEEE from the exons TATTAGCATCATCCGCTCTACCAAAGAAACAGAACCGCAAGCCAGCAAACgcgccggcgcgcgcgcaggccgAGGCAGACCGCGACGCGGAGATAACCAACTCCTGCCCAGATGATGGCTtcttcgccgacgccgagcagTGCGACAAATACTATGAATGCAG ACAGGGTGAGATCATCGAGAAGCTGTGCCCCGACGGTATGGTCTTCAACGACTACAACCCAGATGACGAGAAATGCGATCTGCCTTTTAACCTGGACTGCTCTCAGAGGCCTAAGTTAC AGGAGCCCAAGCCCACGCTGCACTGCCCTCGCCTCAACGGCTACTTCTCCCACGAGGACCCGAAGGAGTGCGGCAAGTTCTACTACTGCGTGGACGGCAAGTTCAACATGATCACGTGCCCCGACGGCCTGGTCTACAACGAGAAGACCGGCATCTGCACCTGGCCCGATGAGGCTAAGAAGAAGGGATGCGGGGCCGCTG ATGTGTTCCAATTCGACTGCCCGCCCGTGAACGAGACCTTCGGCCTCACGCACCCGCGCTACGCCGATCCTGATGACTGCCAGTTCTTCTACGTATGCATCAACGGCAACACGCCTCGGCGGTCCGGCTGCAAGCTAGGCCAGGCCTTCGACGACGTCAACAAGAAGTGCGAGTGGGCGAGGAAGGTTCCTGAGTG CGCTGACTGGTACAAGGGTCAACTGACAGACGCCGAGCTGGAGGCCCTGGAGAACCCCCCTACCCTGAAGCCCAAGACCTCAAGCTCGCAGCCCAGCCGCCGCAAGCCTCAACGCCCCGGCAAGGGCAAGGCGCTCGAAGAGGAATGA
- the LOC134678643 gene encoding protein obstructor-E has product MKTSAGITCLLACVAFVNAGILLEHAPECPEQYGVQAYAHPELCDQFFLCTNGTLTVETCENGLLFDGKGAVHNHCNYHWAVDCGQRKADLVPYSSPGCEFQFGIYPDSEECSTSYVKCAYGIPEQEPCTPGLVYDHRTHGCNWPDLLQPFCNPEAVIGFKCPTKVPANTQSAKFWPFPRFPVPGDCHRLITCVEGQPRLITCEEGKVFDDQNLTCEDPELVPHCGHA; this is encoded by the exons ATGAAGACCAGTGCCGGAATAACTTGTCTACTCGCCTGCGTTGCTTTTG tcaACGCTGGCATCCTGCTTGAACATGCGCCTGAGTGCCCGGAACAATATGGAGTGCAG GCGTACGCCCACCCCGAACTATGCGATCAGTTCTTCCTCTGCACCAACGGGACCCTGACGGTGGAGACCTGCGAGAACGGTCTGCTGTTCGACGGCAAGGGCGCTGTGCACAATCACTGCAACTACCATTGGGCGGTCGATTGCGGACAAAGGAAAGCTGACT TGGTCCCCTACTCTTCTCCGGGCTGCGAGTTCCAGTTTGGCATCTACCCGGACAGCGAAGAGTGCTCCACCAGCTACGTCAAGTGCGCCTACGGTATCCCTGAGCAGGAGCCTTGCACCCCTGGTCTGGTCTACGACCACCGAACCCATGGATGCAACTGGCCTGATCTGTTGCAGCCGTTTTGTAATCCTGAAG CGGTCATCGGCTTCAAGTGCCCGACGAAAGTGCCCGCCAACACGCAATCCGCCAAATTCTGGCCCTTCCCCCGCTTCCCCGTGCCCGGGGACTGCCACCGCCTGATCACCTGCGTGGAGGGCCAGCCCCGCCTCATCACCTGCGAGGAGGGCAAGGTGTTCGACGACCAGAACCTCACCTGCGAAGACCCCGAGCTCGTGCCTCACTGCGGACACGCGTGA